tataatttatctttgataatgaaataaatatttgcctATTGCATGCAGCAaacaatttatgattatttttttatacaagcaATAACAAagcatatttatatgaatattagatataattttaataaaatatttcataataatacgTTTATCTgtatttaagttaatttaaaccAAAGTTCTAACTCAGagcttcaaaatataaatatatacattatcaaattataaatctattctaataaaaaatataattctaacaaaatttataaattaatcatatactatgatatttttaatgcaatagatatttattatattcttatttataatcaattttatgtattaagtaatttatttaaaaaaatattgtttttaaaatttatttaaatttattaaaattgaaaaataaagaatgaagataacaaatatatatatatatatatatatatatatatataaagaatttaaaatattatgtggCTTTAAAATAGCTAAAAAGCATTACAtgcatataaagaaaattttctatatatatctattgcagaataaaataagaaatagtggtttagattttatttcgaaaatcacatatatatatatacacacacacacatacgcatatatatacttcgatgaattattattacaatatgtaaaatgcgtaaaataatattttgtgaaatttaaatattttttatttttatctttaatttttatccaattattttttatacattattaatttattatatcgtaatatattgtcacgataatagaaaaaataaaatatgtatttttataataaatttaatatttttatagtaatattgtgagaacatattatattgaattcaagaatcaataaaattatattatatgtcatctaaattataattaattttgtatataaatatacaacaaaaatttaaagtaaaatgtatcatgagaaaacaaaaatatataattgtgtttatgaaaataagcaatattatatttcaattaaattgatgTGTATTGTACCTAcagtttgattttaattactaataatataatatacaatcacTAAAAAAAACAGTGTCTAATAATGTTCAAGACagaaaagttggaaaattggaatacTTCAACTCACCCTCTTCAAATACAATTATccatatttcatatatgtatatacaagattttcttaatttttgtaccaccaagaaaaaaagaagacagcAAAGTTTTCAGgctttttatttgtaaaagtaAACATTATACCTCGAAATTCACaactaaaaatatctatattcacATTCAAACTCATCAGAAGAGACATACATATACTACAGATTTGCACAGAAGTATCGAACTATACTATTCAGTGAGAAATCCAACAGAAgaaacttcaaatttttttggacaaatttatcgttccattctgatacatatatttgaagtctcaataacataatatatcaataataatattatattaatgatttttaataattgaataaaaattgatctctTCATGATGAGTATaagatttatatcataaaatgatatatatgtatttgataTAGTCTACACTTAAAATGCAAACTATTTGATGTACATTAACACAGTTAAACTATTAATACTATCAGTTATCATatgaagatttaatatattaaattatcattaattaatgcaataattatattgtgtaattattttatttttctgtttttatttaagtatatatatatatatactataaggttcataaatattttgataaatttgtccAGTTCTGAAAGTAATATGTTCTATAATACACGAAATGTAAACGAATGCACTCAAGACAGAGAAAGAGCTACCTGGTCAACTTTGAGTATTTCACAGATGAAATTAGTAATCATCGAGGTCAACATCATCAAGAGGCTCATCAGCCTGCAGTGACTGGAAATCAACTTTGTAGCGGAGGATTCCTATGCATCAAGATATACTCCGTAATTAAAActcatatttttaacttttctttaataccatttacttttcaaatatatgaatttatttaatatcttgatAAAGACACATTCTTGAAACTTGCACTACTTTTtcatttgcaataaatattttaaatgaagaaaatttagagaaaattcTCAAGATTCaactacattttaaaaatctattgaaagttttattatatatacacaacatTAAACTTATATCCTTTGTTTTACAGGTTAGCTAATCAAAGTGGAATCAGCCGCTTTTCAGTTAGTATGTACTTCGAGTGGatgaatacaaattattacttCAAGTATATTACTTTCAGTCAAATATGTTAGTAGCCCCAaaaacaagtaaaaaaaagtaaaacttaCCTCCAATGCCGCCAAAACCTCTTACAAATTGAGAACCTTCTTGAGATTTATCTGTAATGATTTCCAAAGTGGCACCAAAACTCTTGTAATTGTTTGCTAACCACTCAAGCAAAGGCTGACATTCTACAAGTTCTAATTCTACTCCACTCTAAATTTAatacagaatatttaatattaattatatttatttaattaaatttactaattaaatgattaaaattttttaatttacctcTTTATCAGTAAAATGAGTTTTGTCTTTTTCTTGTTCTGGTGTTAGATGTAAAACCTTTTCTTCTGCAtttgtatgattttttaaaacatatcgTTGAATATCTAAATTCTCCCAACAAATGAGAGTTTCTACACTACCTAATTCTAATGCTCTTAAAGTATCTTCTACaccaaaacaatattttcctgTATCTTGCGAAATTTCGTCGAAATAACGACCTAGatagttataatattgatattatttttaaaaataattattttaacaattctatcattattttttttaaatttttaaattcactcataaatttatatttttaaaataaaaatttctagaatcataaatgataaatatactaaccaattaattttttttcctggataaattttacattttgcaaAGATTCAGCAGCTAATTCAATAGCTTGATTAAAACCATTTTCACCACCATATGAAACATCtactaattttataacttttgctTGTAATctctaaaataacaaaaaatatataaaattacaataaattcaaattatattggaaaaatatatatttacaaacttaattgtatatatagattgtatatacatatcatcAATATTCATCAACTTACTGGGTCAAACATATCTGATTGACTAAGTTCTGTTTTAAAATCAGCACTACCCGCTAAAATTAAGCCAGCAATATTAGGTTTATCATTAGTAATATATAGTTGCGTAGCTACTTCTGCGACTTTTCGAACATAATTGTGTCGTTTTTCCATACGCAACCGAGCAAAACGAAGTGCTGACTGTCCTCCTCTgcctaaaattaaatttaattaattaatgtaaccATTTTCAgtaaacatatacatatatatatatatatatatatatatatatatatatatataaatataaatgttttattaaatattattatgtaccaTGCTTTTTGGGAAGATCTACTGTAAATTTATGTAGAACTTCGCGAGTATTTCCTTGTAGCGTACCAAACAATGCTCCATTACCATCCATGACAATAAAACCAAATTTGTTATCATCAGCAAGTAATGCTGTAAGTGCTTCAGtatgaaactaaaaaaaatcatatattaaaaatcatatatcataaatcaaagatatattaaaattttatttcattcgaaaaattttttataaaattataaaataataccttATTATCACAAAGATAAAGAGAAGTATTAATAGGCTTAAAAGGTTCAAAATCAatgttaacttttttttcttttccttcttctgttACGATCGTACCACAATATATCACCAGGCCATTTGGAGgcactaaaatatataataatatataattaatattatcaatatataattatatataattgttatgcttttgaagaaaatatttatgataaatattagtgATAAGAATTCActtgtaaatttttgattctaaatataataaaataaattaaaaacatatctaatatttatataaattttgcaatataagaagttattaaaattaccttTAGTATATAGTTTTAGCCTATGTTGTACAGACGTAATTGCACCCAAAACAGACAATCTATTTACACgagatttgatatttgatgcTGTACCAAATTCATCTGCTAACATTTTGCTTACTCTTGATATTTGATCTTTTGGAgggataattaatgaaatcatgCTAGTCCCGTTTCTGtgaaataagatatttgatacatgataaatatatattataaacaacgctatattataaaacaatctgTTTGTATGAggttgtattaatattacattaataaaatatatatttttttaatataataaaaaattcaatgataagacaataaaaaaatataacatatttttcagaattttaaaaatttataaaattttttctataatatcacataaaattcaatttctgatTAGAAACGAAAGTTCGTTACTTCCTATTTACCACATGCTTT
This genomic interval from Apis mellifera strain DH4 linkage group LG7, Amel_HAv3.1, whole genome shotgun sequence contains the following:
- the LOC725555 gene encoding eukaryotic peptide chain release factor subunit 1 isoform X1, encoding MSNEETSADRNVEIWKIKKLIKSLEMARGNGTSMISLIIPPKDQISRVSKMLADEFGTASNIKSRVNRLSVLGAITSVQHRLKLYTKVPPNGLVIYCGTIVTEEGKEKKVNIDFEPFKPINTSLYLCDNKFHTEALTALLADDNKFGFIVMDGNGALFGTLQGNTREVLHKFTVDLPKKHGRGGQSALRFARLRMEKRHNYVRKVAEVATQLYITNDKPNIAGLILAGSADFKTELSQSDMFDPRLQAKVIKLVDVSYGGENGFNQAIELAAESLQNVKFIQEKKLIGRYFDEISQDTGKYCFGVEDTLRALELGSVETLICWENLDIQRYVLKNHTNAEEKVLHLTPEQEKDKTHFTDKESGVELELVECQPLLEWLANNYKSFGATLEIITDKSQEGSQFVRGFGGIGGILRYKVDFQSMQLEDVEVDTFDLDDY
- the LOC725555 gene encoding eukaryotic peptide chain release factor subunit 1 isoform X2, whose amino-acid sequence is MSNEETSADRNVEIWKIKKLIKSLEMARGNGTSMISLIIPPKDQISRVSKMLADEFGTASNIKSRVNRLSVLGAITSVQHRLKLYTKVPPNGLVIYCGTIVTEEGKEKKVNIDFEPFKPINTSLYLCDNKFHTEALTALLADDNKFGFIVMDGNGALFGTLQGNTREVLHKFTVDLPKKHGRGGQSALRFARLRMEKRHNYVRKVAEVATQLYITNDKPNIAGLILAGSADFKTELSQSDMFDPRLQAKVIKLVDVSYGGENGFNQAIELAAESLQNVKFIQEKKLIGRYFDEISQDTGKYCFGVEDTLRALELGSVETLICWENLDIQRYVLKNHTNAEEKVLHLTPEQEKDKTHFTDKESGVELELVECQPLLEWLANNYKSFGATLEIITDKSQEGSQFVRGFGGIGGILRYKVDFQSLQADEPLDDVDLDDY